The sequence below is a genomic window from bacterium.
TATAAAATCGGCGGCCCAGCCCCTGGTTCCTGATATTTTCTCCGTATTGGCCCCGGAGCCGGCCGCAAAGGACGCGGCCGGGAGCAGGGTGGCCTTGCCGGCCTTGGCGTCCTTAAGCATTTGCCCGGCCCGCTTCATGGCCTGGAGATCGGTAACCACCAGCCACTGCAGTTTTTCGCCCAGGGCGGCCTCTATGGCCTGCTGGTAACCCGGCTCCACCTGTATCAGCTCAGCCAGGGGGTATATCTCTGCGCCCAGTTCATTCTTTTGCGACAGCAGGTGCTGGGCCCCCTGGCCGTAGCCTTCATAGCGCTTATTAAGGCCGGCCAGCAGCTCCTGCTCCTTCTCCAGGCCCGATAGGAAGGAGCCGTTCTGGGCCAGCTGGTTGTTCAAAAGCAGCAGTTCGTCCTGGGCCTCCTTGGACTTAAGCCTCAGGCGGCTTCTTTCCTCGGCCAGCACTTCCAGTGCCTTGCGTTCCACCGCCACCTGTTCTATCAGCCCCGAAAGTTTTTGGGCCCTTTGCTCTATCTCCTGCTGCAGGGCTTTCTGTTCATCAGAAAGCTTGGCCGATTCCCTGGTGGCGCTTTCCTGGCGGCTTAACAGTATGGCGATCTGCTCCTTGCCCTCGGATTCCTTTTTAAGGGCCTCCATCAGCTCGTGGCGGGCCTCGCCCAGGGCCAGCTTGGCCGAGGTTAGGCTGGACTCTAGCCGCAGCAGTTCGGCCTCCCGGCCCTTGACCTGTTCGGTCATGGAAGCCAAGGAGACGGAGGTCTGCTCCTGGGTGCTTTGATGTTCCTTGGAACGGGCCTCCAGCCGGTTAATGGCCGTCAGCAGGGCCTTGATCTCGCCCTCCCGGCGCTGCATGGCCTGTTCCAGTCCGGACCGCCTTTCCCGGATCACCGCCAGCCGGTTCTCAATTTTCTGTATCTCTTCCGATACCAGCCCGATCCGGTTCTGGACTTCGGTGATCTGCTCCTCGTTCTGCTCCAGGCATTCCCGGGCCCGGCCTATGGAATGTTCCTGCTCATCCAGCTGCTGCTGCATTTCGCCCCGCCGTTGCTGCAATACCTTGATCTGGGCGGTCATTTTTTCCTGTTCCCGGCTCAGCCGCAGATGGTCCCAGGCCGCCAGTTTCAGGTCCAGCTCCTTCAGGTCCTGCAGAAAGCGGTCGTAGACCTTGGCCTTGCTGGACTGGCGTTTTAGCGACCGCAGTTTTTTCTCCACTTCCTCCACTATATCCTGGAGGCGCAGCAGGTCCTCGTTGGTGGATTCCAGCCGGCGCTCGGCCGTCTTTTTCTGCTGGCGGTACTTGGCCACCCCGGCCGCCTCTTCGAACAGGCTGCGGCGGGTGGTACGGTCCTCCGACAGGATGGTCTCGATCATCCGGGGCTCTATCATCGAGTAGCTGTCGGCCCCCAGCCCGGTGTTTAAAAACAGGTCGGTGATGTCCTTCAGCCGGCAGGTGCGGTTGTTCATCAGATATTCGCTTTCACCGGAGCGGAACAGCCGCCTGGTTATCGAGACCTCGTTGTACTCCACCGCCAGCTGCCCGTCCTCGTTGGAGAAGATCAGGCTGACCTCCGCCATGGAAAGCGGCTTCTCGCCCTTGGTGCCGTTGAAGATGACGTCCTCCATCTTCTCCGAACGCAGGGTCTTGGTGCTTTGCTCGCCCAGGCACCATCGAATGGCGTCCACCACATTGGTCTTGCCGCAGCCGTTGGGCCCCACGATGGCAGTGACCCCCGATCCCGCTTCTATCGTGATCTTCTGGGGGAATGATTTAAACCCGAATATTTCCAGCCGTGAAAGATACATTTTTATTGCTCAGTAAGTTATTAAGCCTGGCAGTTGGACATAGTTTATGCCCTTAACACATAAGTTTACCAAATAACGGTTAATACCGTCAATACAAATATTATGAGAATCCGAAATAACTTGAAGATACTTGTTTATACATACAAATGTCAAAGCCAGCCTGCCAATACTTGGCAGGCTGGCTTTGACATTTTATTATTACTTCCTAGAAGTTCTTGATTCCAATTGCCGCCTGGTAAGCATAGTTGAAACAGACCTTGATGGTATTGCCGGAAGTGACCACGCTGTCAATTTTTATTTTTGCGTAATTATTGGCAGCATTAATTGCATTGCCCTTTACATTAACCTGATAGACATTTCCGGTTTCGCCTAAAGTCAAAACAACACCATAGGAGGTAACGCTAAAGACATCCGGTATAGAAGCATCATATCCTGATGGAAAATCCTGAATAAACGTTTCCCGGCCTTTGCTCCAGGCCGAAGATGATGGGATGTTTGAAATAACAAGGGGACAGGCCAATCTTACCTGGTTGGTTGTGCCGGCAACTCTTTCTAAAACCAAGTCAATATTGTTGAGCAAGGTTGCATTATTAGTGACAGATCCAAGGTCATATTTGACTTGCTTTACAATATCGAAAGCCTTAATCCCCAACGGGTAAAGGGTATCCACTCCGGGTTTGGTCTTCCACACAGTTTTAAAATTTGTATGCAAGGAATCCCATTCCACGAACCCGGTAACGGAGGTGTCTGCTGGGCTGGTTGTACGAAGGCCACGTGCAATCAGGCTATCTAGCGGGTTTAGTTCGTCTTCCGCTACAAAACGTTTGGAATAGGTTGTTCGCACCGGCCCAGGAATTATATCATTAAGAGGAGTGCTATCAACATAGGTGATCTTCCAAGAGAGTGTCGGCATTGTGTATGTGGTAGGATTTAAAAGACCATTTTTATCCTTAAAGGCAAAACCGCAGGCCTTTCCGTTCGTTAGGTCGGTAAGGTCGTAGGCATAGATGGTGCCGTAGCCTATGGGCCGAGGACAACTCATCACCCAGTTGCCAGCCCAGCTAAGCTGGCC
It includes:
- the smc gene encoding chromosome segregation protein SMC, with the protein product MYLSRLEIFGFKSFPQKITIEAGSGVTAIVGPNGCGKTNVVDAIRWCLGEQSTKTLRSEKMEDVIFNGTKGEKPLSMAEVSLIFSNEDGQLAVEYNEVSITRRLFRSGESEYLMNNRTCRLKDITDLFLNTGLGADSYSMIEPRMIETILSEDRTTRRSLFEEAAGVAKYRQQKKTAERRLESTNEDLLRLQDIVEEVEKKLRSLKRQSSKAKVYDRFLQDLKELDLKLAAWDHLRLSREQEKMTAQIKVLQQRRGEMQQQLDEQEHSIGRARECLEQNEEQITEVQNRIGLVSEEIQKIENRLAVIRERRSGLEQAMQRREGEIKALLTAINRLEARSKEHQSTQEQTSVSLASMTEQVKGREAELLRLESSLTSAKLALGEARHELMEALKKESEGKEQIAILLSRQESATRESAKLSDEQKALQQEIEQRAQKLSGLIEQVAVERKALEVLAEERSRLRLKSKEAQDELLLLNNQLAQNGSFLSGLEKEQELLAGLNKRYEGYGQGAQHLLSQKNELGAEIYPLAELIQVEPGYQQAIEAALGEKLQWLVVTDLQAMKRAGQMLKDAKAGKATLLPAASFAAGSGANTEKISGTRGWAADFIKCPTQYLPLIAGLLDKTAIVDNDTDIFTLGRENPGLTLVSLEGEKLDRTGALYTGGMPQGQFGLLERNQRIEQLGVEISASRQEMQTKTAQIQSLRAKSADLAKRSEEVDRETEKHQKMLLDSERMQAGLAADEERSRQRIGEVSVLLETVLAGSDQLGRELNALQDGFLESSENNKDESQLLTLREQEVQGLEQDRTQKAAEVNAQKLELSELNARAEGIRRELEETESRKNESLERIQDLRAEDENSFGSMAQLQQEAESLNVELEKQSSLRKSAMSQREEFQKQSQRSLSDLKNAEEGMHKVRREHEDLQQQLSQSQIDLGSLNNEYDNLAQRMQAEYQTELAGLPQPEEFDENAARTRTEDLKLKLKKLGPINFAAFEELNAEEERYGFLSKQREDLLTAKQDLMTSITKIDETARAMFLETLEGIKKGFVQIFQRLFIGGEAEIRLTGSEDPLEAEIEILATPEGKSMKSITLLSGGEKTLTATALLFGIYLVKPAPFCVLDEIDAPLDDANVQRFCKMLKDFSASTQFMVITHNKRTMEAADRLYGVTMEQPGISKIVSVKFD